Proteins from a single region of Vulgatibacter sp.:
- a CDS encoding tryptophan 2,3-dioxygenase family protein, translated as MSQLEAKTLTDYEKYIRTEELLSLQKEANECVDPDELLFQVMHQVMELWMKVMVRETGRVAQLLGEGELGQAAHHLRRISTIEASLVQQIPIIETMAPADYHVIRLNALGRGSGQQSPGFNQMLRTGEPVWAAFEKALAKTGVDLQDLFRNPRQNWDLWLVVQGMMEVDEGFQTWRFKHYEMVKRIIGLEVKSLQDVPASQLRFGVDESFFPELWKQVPVLTRTTRPEY; from the coding sequence ATGTCCCAGCTCGAGGCCAAGACCCTCACCGACTACGAGAAGTACATCCGCACCGAAGAGCTCCTCTCCCTGCAGAAGGAAGCGAACGAGTGCGTCGATCCCGACGAGCTCCTCTTCCAGGTGATGCACCAGGTGATGGAGCTCTGGATGAAGGTGATGGTCCGGGAGACCGGCCGGGTGGCACAGCTTCTCGGTGAGGGAGAGCTCGGGCAGGCGGCACACCACCTGCGCCGCATCTCGACGATCGAGGCCTCGCTCGTGCAGCAGATCCCGATCATCGAGACGATGGCGCCCGCCGACTACCACGTGATCCGGCTCAACGCCCTCGGCCGGGGCAGCGGCCAGCAGAGCCCCGGCTTCAACCAGATGCTCCGCACCGGCGAGCCGGTCTGGGCCGCGTTCGAGAAGGCGCTGGCGAAGACCGGCGTCGACCTCCAGGATCTCTTCCGCAACCCGCGGCAGAACTGGGATCTCTGGCTCGTCGTGCAGGGGATGATGGAGGTCGACGAGGGCTTCCAGACCTGGCGCTTCAAGCACTACGAGATGGTGAAGCGGATCATCGGCCTCGAGGTGAAGAGCCTGCAGGACGTGCCGGCTTCGCAGCTCCGCTTCGGCGTGGACGAGTCGTTCTTCCCGGAGCTCTGGAAGCAGGTGCCGGTGCTCACCCGCACCACCCGCCCCGAGTACTGA
- a CDS encoding YqaA family protein, producing the protein MDPVLLATWGLPGLFLAAFLSGSVVPLPSEAVLVALLGGGLAPLPLVTVATAGNLLGAATLFWIGTALSRGAGGALGRALQRRIQRDPQAFERAQARLRRFGAPLLLLTWVPIVGDLFVIAAGFVGVRLLPFVIFTGVGKAARFALVASATAAALGA; encoded by the coding sequence GTGGATCCCGTCCTGCTGGCAACCTGGGGGCTGCCCGGCCTCTTCCTCGCCGCCTTCCTCTCCGGCTCGGTGGTCCCGCTGCCGTCGGAGGCGGTGCTCGTGGCCCTGCTCGGCGGCGGCCTGGCCCCGCTGCCCCTGGTCACCGTCGCCACCGCCGGCAACCTGCTCGGCGCCGCCACCCTCTTCTGGATCGGCACCGCCCTCTCGCGTGGCGCGGGAGGCGCCCTCGGCCGCGCGTTGCAGCGCAGGATCCAGCGCGATCCGCAGGCCTTCGAGCGCGCGCAGGCGCGCCTGCGACGCTTCGGCGCGCCGCTCCTTCTCCTCACCTGGGTTCCGATCGTCGGCGACCTCTTCGTGATCGCCGCGGGCTTCGTCGGCGTGCGCCTGCTCCCGTTCGTGATCTTCACCGGCGTGGGCAAGGCAGCCCGCTTCGCGCTGGTGGCGAGCGCGACGGCTGCAGCGCTCGGCGCGTGA
- a CDS encoding HAD family hydrolase, with product MIFDLHGTLLDDEALRLRLLQERCAAHDVPFDEASYPARFAGLDDRTTFRLLWSEAQRPLPPDELRRLLAEKSRGYAAALAEEVPLFPGARSLFEEASRRLPVGVVAGSLRADAQAALKGAGFFRRCSALVTADELSRPTPSPEGYAACIAALDEVARRYGGEVITPRSVLVFEDTEAGIHAAQRAGCKVAAVAHTQRLDRLAAAESHAARLIDLDLAGLEKELF from the coding sequence GTGATCTTCGATCTGCACGGGACCCTCCTCGACGACGAGGCGCTGCGGCTGCGCCTGCTCCAGGAGCGCTGCGCCGCGCACGACGTCCCCTTCGACGAGGCGAGCTACCCGGCCCGCTTCGCCGGTCTCGACGATCGCACCACCTTCCGCCTCCTCTGGTCGGAGGCGCAGCGGCCCCTCCCGCCGGACGAGCTCCGCCGCCTGCTCGCCGAGAAGAGCCGCGGCTACGCGGCGGCGCTCGCCGAGGAGGTGCCGCTCTTTCCCGGCGCCCGCTCGCTCTTCGAGGAGGCGAGCCGGCGCCTGCCCGTCGGCGTGGTGGCGGGCTCGCTCCGCGCCGACGCGCAGGCGGCCCTCAAGGGCGCGGGCTTCTTCCGCCGCTGCAGCGCGCTCGTCACCGCCGATGAGCTCTCCCGGCCCACCCCCTCCCCCGAGGGCTACGCGGCCTGCATCGCCGCGCTGGACGAAGTGGCACGGCGCTACGGCGGGGAAGTGATCACGCCCCGGAGCGTTCTCGTCTTCGAGGACACCGAGGCGGGGATCCACGCGGCGCAGCGCGCGGGTTGCAAGGTCGCCGCCGTGGCCCACACCCAGCGACTCGATCGCCTCGCTGCAGCGGAGAGCCACGCCGCCCGGCTGATCGACCTCGATCTCGCGGGCCTCGAGAAGGAGCTGTTCTGA
- the sfsA gene encoding DNA/RNA nuclease SfsA, producing MQGRRRGPHPATRSPRCSGEPRRPADRPRSRGPREGAVLKGLFVPHRIAGSLQRGRLVERPNRFLGVVALESGAVVEAHIADRGRLEEILFPGAEVYVVPAAGPTRRTAFTLVCARCPPLGDAPLGPLGCLDPAGANRLVRTLLEAKAIEGLPAFGAVRPEVKVGASRFDFALALDDGRRLLLEVKSVAVARGRAALFPDAPSERAARHCRELAAHVRAGEPAAIVLVAQRADVEEIRPHPVDPGFALALAEAQGAGVLLRGVAFDVGLEGFRFAGMRPVVVDA from the coding sequence TTGCAAGGTCGCCGCCGTGGCCCACACCCAGCGACTCGATCGCCTCGCTGCAGCGGAGAGCCACGCCGCCCGGCTGATCGACCTCGATCTCGCGGGCCTCGAGAAGGAGCTGTTCTGAAGGGCCTCTTCGTTCCCCACCGGATCGCCGGCTCGCTGCAGCGGGGCAGGCTCGTCGAACGACCCAACCGCTTCCTCGGCGTCGTCGCGCTGGAGAGCGGCGCCGTCGTCGAGGCGCACATCGCGGACCGCGGCAGGCTCGAGGAGATCCTCTTCCCCGGCGCCGAGGTCTACGTGGTGCCTGCCGCAGGCCCCACCCGCCGCACCGCCTTCACCCTGGTCTGCGCCCGCTGCCCGCCGCTGGGCGACGCGCCCCTCGGACCGCTGGGCTGCCTCGATCCCGCTGGCGCCAATCGACTCGTGCGGACGCTCCTCGAGGCCAAGGCGATCGAGGGATTGCCCGCCTTCGGCGCGGTGCGTCCGGAGGTGAAGGTCGGCGCCTCGCGCTTCGATTTCGCCCTCGCCCTCGACGACGGCAGGCGCCTGCTGCTCGAGGTGAAGAGCGTCGCGGTGGCGCGGGGCAGGGCCGCGCTCTTTCCCGATGCCCCCTCCGAGCGCGCGGCCCGCCACTGCCGCGAATTGGCGGCGCACGTCCGTGCCGGCGAGCCGGCGGCGATCGTGCTGGTGGCGCAGCGGGCGGACGTGGAGGAGATCCGGCCCCACCCCGTCGATCCCGGCTTCGCTCTGGCGCTGGCGGAGGCCCAGGGCGCAGGGGTGCTCCTCCGCGGCGTCGCCTTCGACGTGGGGCTGGAGGGGTTCCGTTTCGCGGGCATGCGGCCGGTGGTCGTCGACGCGTAG
- a CDS encoding NUDIX hydrolase, whose amino-acid sequence MPEKWKTVGSQVLQDAGIFRLREDRSVSPRTGKTWPFFVLELPDWVNVIALTEDAEVIFIRQYRHGSGDVTLEIPGGIVDPGESPLAAAARELREETGYVAKRWLDLGSIEPNPAFQTNRCHTFLAQRATKAGSQQLDEREVIAIETIPLEQVGSLLAEGSIRHALVGIAFQKLDLLQRGLLPTRPVEPGAA is encoded by the coding sequence ATGCCCGAGAAGTGGAAGACGGTCGGATCGCAGGTGCTGCAGGACGCGGGGATCTTCCGGCTCCGCGAGGATCGCTCGGTCTCGCCGCGCACCGGAAAGACCTGGCCCTTCTTCGTCCTCGAACTGCCGGATTGGGTCAACGTGATCGCCCTCACCGAGGACGCCGAGGTGATCTTCATCCGGCAGTACCGCCACGGCAGCGGCGACGTCACCCTCGAGATCCCCGGCGGCATCGTCGACCCGGGCGAGAGCCCGCTGGCTGCAGCGGCCCGCGAGCTCCGCGAGGAGACGGGCTACGTGGCGAAGCGCTGGCTCGACCTCGGATCGATCGAGCCCAACCCGGCCTTCCAGACCAACCGCTGCCACACCTTCCTCGCGCAGCGCGCCACGAAGGCCGGGAGCCAGCAGCTCGACGAGCGCGAGGTGATCGCGATCGAGACGATTCCGCTGGAGCAGGTGGGTAGCCTCCTCGCCGAGGGGAGCATCCGCCATGCGCTGGTGGGGATCGCCTTCCAGAAGCTCGATCTGCTCCAGCGCGGGCTCCTCCCCACCAGGCCCGTGGAGCCCGGAGCGGCTTAG
- a CDS encoding response regulator: MDKPTVLVIDDDLDALVLATAVLGSAGYQVFSAVDVGQALELARAHRPQVVLLDHHLPVVVGLDAVEALRHEPALLGAAIVLVTSRQFAGSEVAHLDGYVRKPWVPEQLLAAVERSHGLSLNNAI, from the coding sequence ATGGACAAACCAACCGTCCTGGTGATCGACGACGATCTCGACGCGCTCGTCCTCGCCACTGCGGTGCTGGGGAGCGCTGGCTACCAGGTCTTCAGCGCGGTCGATGTCGGCCAGGCCCTCGAGCTGGCCCGGGCGCATCGGCCACAGGTCGTGTTGCTCGATCACCACCTGCCGGTGGTGGTGGGCCTCGACGCGGTGGAGGCGCTCCGCCACGAGCCGGCCTTGCTCGGGGCGGCGATCGTGCTCGTCACCAGCCGCCAATTCGCGGGATCGGAGGTGGCCCATCTCGACGGCTACGTCCGCAAGCCCTGGGTGCCGGAGCAGCTCCTCGCAGCGGTGGAGCGCTCCCACGGCCTTTCCCTGAACAACGCGATCTAA
- a CDS encoding patatin-like phospholipase family protein, which translates to MTDSSLARELRGKRVGLVLSAGFFGFFGHAGFLAAVEGAGLSPTAYAGTSAGALVASLAAAGLDAHDIATLLGRVRKQDFWDPAPVSALLDAARGRSFTGLLAGLRFRRLLDDALPVERIEQTPKKLVLVTTDVTAAAPRIHTEGPLSEVIHASCAYPGLFRAVPFSRAQLWDGGLVDKAPILALAGQVELDAILVHYLPGKGRTTLEQTPEDRWHGYVQAMARGLLAVRHENYELQGRLCEARGLPVYVVSPQLPRLSPGRLKEGRNVIAAATAAAARALAAPAAESRPFAKAGGGTWS; encoded by the coding sequence ATGACGGACTCCTCCCTGGCGCGCGAGCTGCGGGGCAAGCGCGTGGGCCTCGTGCTCTCGGCTGGCTTCTTCGGATTCTTCGGACACGCGGGCTTCCTCGCCGCGGTGGAGGGGGCAGGGCTCTCGCCCACCGCCTACGCCGGCACCAGCGCCGGCGCCCTGGTGGCCTCCCTCGCTGCGGCGGGGCTCGACGCCCACGACATCGCCACGCTCCTGGGGCGGGTTCGCAAGCAGGACTTCTGGGATCCGGCGCCGGTGAGCGCGCTGCTCGATGCGGCCCGGGGGCGGAGCTTCACCGGGCTGCTCGCCGGCCTGCGCTTCCGGCGGCTCCTCGACGACGCCCTGCCGGTGGAGCGGATCGAGCAGACGCCGAAGAAGCTCGTGCTCGTCACCACCGACGTGACCGCAGCGGCGCCGCGGATCCACACCGAGGGGCCGCTCTCCGAGGTGATCCACGCCTCCTGCGCCTACCCCGGCCTCTTCCGCGCGGTGCCCTTCTCCCGGGCGCAGCTCTGGGACGGCGGCCTGGTGGACAAGGCGCCGATCCTCGCCCTGGCGGGGCAGGTGGAGCTCGACGCGATCCTCGTCCACTACCTGCCGGGCAAGGGACGGACGACCCTCGAGCAGACGCCGGAGGATCGCTGGCACGGCTACGTGCAGGCGATGGCCCGCGGGCTGCTGGCGGTGCGCCACGAGAACTACGAGCTGCAGGGCCGGCTCTGCGAGGCGCGGGGGCTGCCCGTCTACGTGGTCTCGCCGCAGCTGCCGCGGCTCTCGCCGGGCAGGCTCAAGGAGGGGCGCAACGTGATCGCCGCCGCCACCGCTGCAGCGGCACGGGCCCTGGCGGCGCCGGCGGCGGAGAGCCGCCCCTTCGCGAAGGCAGGAGGCGGGACGTGGAGCTGA
- a CDS encoding EVE domain-containing protein translates to MAKRYWLVKSEPDVYSIDRLEAEGSTSWEGVRNYQARNFMQEMKKGDRVLFYHSNAEPPGVAGIAEVVREAYPDHHAADPKSKYHDPGHSEEKPRWFMVDVGFVERFPEVLPLPLLKGEPALEGMELLRKGSRLSVQPVAKEHFDHVVKLGRGKRR, encoded by the coding sequence TTGGCGAAGCGCTACTGGCTGGTGAAGAGCGAGCCCGACGTCTACTCCATCGACAGGCTCGAGGCGGAGGGCAGCACCTCGTGGGAAGGCGTGCGCAACTACCAGGCGCGCAACTTCATGCAGGAGATGAAGAAGGGCGATCGCGTCCTCTTCTACCACTCCAACGCGGAGCCGCCCGGGGTGGCGGGCATCGCCGAGGTGGTGCGGGAGGCCTACCCCGATCACCACGCCGCCGACCCGAAGTCGAAGTACCACGACCCCGGCCACAGCGAGGAGAAGCCCCGCTGGTTCATGGTCGACGTGGGCTTCGTCGAGCGCTTCCCCGAGGTCCTGCCGCTGCCTCTGCTCAAGGGCGAGCCTGCGCTCGAGGGGATGGAGCTGCTCCGCAAGGGCTCGCGCCTCTCGGTGCAGCCGGTCGCGAAGGAGCACTTCGACCACGTGGTGAAGCTCGGGCGCGGCAAGCGGCGCTGA
- a CDS encoding bifunctional salicylyl-CoA 5-hydroxylase/oxidoreductase, which translates to MKIVCIGGGPAGLYLGILLKKANPAHEITVIERNAPDQTFGWGVVFSDETLGNLLEADPATHAEIVESFAHWDAIDIHFRGEVIRSGGHGFSGIARKHLLRILQQRAASLGVELRYRTEVDDLAAFAGYDLVVGADGIRSKVRAAHADVFRPSLDVRKCKYIWCGTNKIFDAFTFLFEENEHGLFQVHAYRFDAETSTFIVECDEQSWRNAGLDRMTPEEGAKYLEGVFARYLDGNPLLLNASTWINFATVRNERWRHGNIVLIGDAAHTAHFSIGSGTKLAIEDAILLAEAIERHPGNVEQALETYEEERRPMVARIQKAAQDSLDWFENTRRHVQHDPDRFAFSLMTRSKRIGWENMGLRDPEFVARVGAAFAREAGVPTDGPLPPPMFTPFRLRSMELANRVVVSPMCMYSATDGTVDDFHLVHYGARAMGGAGLLITEMTDVSADGRITPGCAGMYAPEHVAAWKRIVDFVHARSPAKICLQLAHAGRKGSTRRMWEGIDQPLDEGNWPILAASALPYLPVSQVPKAMDRADMDRVRDDFVRATELAEAAGFDMVELHFAHGYLLSGFLSPLTNVRTDEYGGSLENRMRYPLEVFRAMRAVWPEEKPMSVRISATDWVEGGFEAEDAVELAKVLKAAGCDIVHVSTGQTTAAAKPIFGRMWQTRFSDQVKNEAHIPTIAVGNISSADQVNTILAAGRADLCALARPHLSDPNWTLRAAAEQGWDGQSWPDPYKAGKPRPAPKPA; encoded by the coding sequence ATGAAGATCGTCTGCATCGGGGGAGGGCCTGCCGGCCTCTATCTGGGCATCCTGCTCAAGAAGGCGAACCCCGCCCACGAGATCACGGTGATCGAGCGCAACGCGCCCGATCAGACCTTCGGCTGGGGCGTGGTCTTCTCGGACGAGACCCTCGGCAACCTGCTCGAGGCCGATCCCGCCACCCACGCCGAGATCGTGGAGTCCTTCGCCCATTGGGACGCGATCGACATCCACTTCCGCGGCGAGGTGATCCGCTCCGGCGGGCACGGCTTCTCGGGGATCGCCCGCAAGCACCTCCTCCGCATCCTGCAGCAGCGCGCCGCGTCGCTCGGGGTGGAGCTGCGCTACCGGACCGAGGTCGACGACCTCGCCGCCTTCGCCGGCTACGATCTGGTGGTGGGCGCCGACGGGATCCGGAGCAAGGTGCGCGCCGCGCACGCGGACGTCTTCCGGCCCAGCCTCGACGTGCGCAAGTGCAAGTACATCTGGTGCGGCACCAACAAGATCTTCGACGCCTTCACCTTCCTCTTCGAGGAGAACGAGCACGGGCTCTTCCAGGTCCACGCCTACCGCTTCGACGCGGAGACGAGCACCTTCATCGTCGAGTGCGACGAGCAGTCGTGGAGGAACGCGGGGCTCGATCGGATGACGCCGGAGGAAGGGGCGAAATACCTCGAGGGTGTCTTCGCCCGCTACCTCGACGGCAATCCCCTGCTCCTCAACGCCTCCACCTGGATCAACTTCGCCACCGTGCGCAACGAGCGCTGGCGCCACGGCAACATCGTCCTCATCGGCGACGCCGCCCACACCGCGCATTTCTCGATCGGCTCGGGGACGAAGCTCGCCATCGAGGACGCGATCCTCCTCGCCGAGGCGATCGAGCGCCATCCCGGCAACGTGGAGCAGGCCCTCGAGACCTACGAGGAGGAGCGCCGCCCGATGGTGGCGCGGATCCAGAAGGCGGCGCAGGACAGCCTCGATTGGTTCGAGAACACCAGGCGCCACGTGCAGCACGATCCCGATCGCTTCGCCTTCAGCCTGATGACGCGGAGCAAGCGGATCGGCTGGGAGAACATGGGGCTGCGCGATCCGGAGTTCGTCGCCAGGGTCGGCGCCGCCTTCGCGCGGGAGGCCGGCGTTCCCACCGACGGACCGCTGCCGCCGCCGATGTTCACGCCCTTCCGGCTGCGCTCGATGGAGCTGGCCAACCGCGTCGTCGTCTCGCCGATGTGCATGTACTCGGCGACGGACGGCACCGTCGACGACTTCCACCTCGTCCACTACGGCGCCAGGGCGATGGGCGGCGCGGGCCTGCTGATCACCGAGATGACCGACGTCTCTGCAGACGGGCGGATCACGCCGGGCTGCGCCGGCATGTACGCCCCGGAGCACGTGGCGGCCTGGAAGCGGATCGTCGACTTCGTCCACGCCCGCTCGCCGGCGAAGATCTGCCTGCAGCTCGCCCACGCCGGCCGCAAGGGATCGACCCGGCGGATGTGGGAGGGGATCGATCAGCCCCTCGACGAGGGAAATTGGCCGATCCTCGCTGCGTCGGCCCTGCCCTACCTGCCGGTGAGCCAGGTGCCGAAGGCGATGGACCGAGCCGACATGGACCGGGTCCGCGACGACTTCGTGCGTGCCACGGAGCTGGCGGAGGCGGCGGGCTTCGACATGGTCGAGCTCCACTTCGCCCACGGCTACCTCCTCTCCGGCTTCCTCTCGCCGCTCACCAACGTCCGCACCGACGAATACGGCGGCTCGCTGGAGAACCGGATGCGCTATCCCCTCGAGGTCTTCCGGGCGATGCGTGCGGTCTGGCCCGAGGAGAAGCCGATGTCGGTGCGCATCTCCGCCACCGACTGGGTGGAGGGCGGCTTCGAGGCGGAGGATGCGGTCGAGCTGGCGAAGGTGCTCAAGGCCGCCGGCTGCGACATCGTGCACGTCTCCACCGGGCAGACCACCGCAGCGGCGAAGCCGATCTTCGGGCGGATGTGGCAGACGCGCTTCTCCGACCAGGTGAAGAACGAGGCGCACATCCCGACGATCGCGGTGGGCAACATCTCCAGCGCCGACCAGGTGAACACCATCCTCGCCGCAGGGCGCGCGGACCTCTGCGCGCTGGCGCGGCCGCACCTCTCCGATCCGAACTGGACGCTGCGGGCAGCGGCGGAGCAGGGCTGGGACGGGCAGTCGTGGCCGGATCCCTACAAGGCCGGCAAGCCGCGCCCTGCGCCGAAGCCCGCCTGA
- a CDS encoding GNAT family N-acetyltransferase encodes MSAAPSSSLASPGEEGLAEVLEAQAGANEAAGNVAVAAAPVPAPKGKATKRAAKGKGEGQPPSLVVIDSAGEEDEEARAARARKDHVEVKVRRLHRRDLNRTWEFLKLVFRDVNRETVEYQRPRSKNRFLDVYEEKGEQLLFEVGDQVVGYAECAFDATGADNWINPRYFEKRGMRPLYVEELAVHPDYQGKGVGGFMLDQLQHLARVRGCTHLVLEVAENNESALTWYRRRNFFKLDAAIFLAQKVPAEPELLPPRKLPLKKVAAGVKGKKPNGGARRAPRSPGAGKAAKRR; translated from the coding sequence GTGAGCGCCGCGCCCTCTTCCTCCCTGGCTTCCCCCGGGGAGGAGGGCCTCGCAGAGGTCCTCGAGGCCCAGGCCGGGGCCAACGAGGCGGCGGGGAACGTGGCGGTGGCGGCGGCGCCGGTTCCCGCTCCGAAGGGCAAGGCGACGAAGCGCGCCGCGAAGGGCAAGGGCGAAGGTCAGCCGCCGTCGCTGGTGGTGATCGATTCCGCCGGCGAAGAGGACGAGGAGGCCAGGGCCGCCCGCGCCCGCAAGGATCACGTCGAGGTGAAGGTCCGCAGGCTCCACCGCCGCGACCTCAACCGGACCTGGGAATTCCTCAAGCTCGTCTTCCGCGACGTGAACCGCGAGACGGTGGAGTACCAGCGCCCCCGCTCGAAGAACCGCTTCCTCGACGTCTACGAGGAGAAGGGCGAGCAGCTCCTCTTCGAAGTGGGCGATCAGGTGGTCGGTTACGCCGAGTGCGCCTTCGACGCCACCGGCGCCGACAACTGGATCAACCCCCGCTACTTCGAGAAGCGCGGGATGCGGCCCCTCTACGTGGAGGAGCTGGCGGTCCACCCGGACTACCAGGGCAAGGGCGTGGGCGGCTTCATGCTCGACCAGCTCCAGCACCTCGCCCGCGTGCGCGGCTGCACCCACCTCGTGCTCGAGGTGGCGGAGAACAACGAGAGCGCGCTCACCTGGTACCGCCGGCGCAACTTCTTCAAGCTGGATGCGGCGATCTTCCTCGCCCAGAAGGTGCCGGCCGAGCCCGAGCTCCTGCCGCCCCGCAAGCTGCCGCTCAAGAAGGTGGCAGCAGGCGTGAAGGGCAAGAAGCCCAACGGCGGTGCCCGCCGGGCGCCCCGCTCCCCGGGGGCCGGCAAGGCGGCGAAGCGCCGCTAG
- a CDS encoding alpha/beta fold hydrolase, giving the protein MPSVEVEGRRIHWREQGSGAAMLLLHAFPLDSRMWQQQLDGLSDRYRVIAPDLSGFGASTVPADPAAYSVERWAEEARAVLDACGIERAIVGGCSMGGYVAFAFLRRWPERVAGLLLADSRAGADTPEARKGREQTQAEVRSQGKGPLVERMLGLLLSQRGQGDAALVQRVRALMDQREAGIVGGLEALKNRPDSADLLPGVRVPAVVVVGAEDAITPPALAEEMAAAIPGARLSVLPAAGHLANLEVPEAFDRALDFPQAPR; this is encoded by the coding sequence ATGCCCAGCGTCGAGGTCGAAGGCAGGCGGATCCATTGGCGGGAGCAGGGCAGCGGGGCGGCGATGCTCCTGCTCCACGCCTTCCCCCTCGATTCGCGGATGTGGCAGCAGCAGCTGGACGGACTCTCCGATCGCTACCGGGTGATCGCCCCGGACCTCTCCGGCTTCGGGGCCTCCACCGTGCCCGCCGATCCCGCGGCCTATTCGGTGGAGCGCTGGGCGGAGGAGGCCCGCGCGGTGCTCGACGCCTGCGGGATCGAGCGCGCCATCGTGGGCGGCTGCTCGATGGGCGGCTACGTGGCGTTCGCCTTCCTCCGGCGCTGGCCCGAGCGGGTGGCGGGGCTGCTCCTGGCGGATAGCCGGGCAGGCGCGGACACGCCCGAGGCCCGGAAGGGGCGGGAGCAGACGCAGGCGGAGGTCCGCTCCCAGGGCAAGGGCCCCCTGGTGGAGCGGATGCTGGGGCTCCTCCTCTCGCAGCGCGGGCAGGGGGACGCGGCGCTGGTGCAGCGGGTGCGGGCCCTGATGGATCAGCGCGAGGCCGGCATCGTCGGCGGGCTCGAGGCCCTGAAAAACCGCCCGGATTCCGCCGACCTGCTCCCCGGCGTCCGGGTGCCCGCGGTGGTGGTGGTGGGCGCCGAGGACGCGATCACCCCGCCGGCGCTCGCCGAGGAGATGGCAGCCGCCATCCCGGGGGCACGCCTGTCGGTCTTGCCGGCGGCAGGCCATCTCGCCAACCTTGAGGTGCCGGAAGCCTTCGACCGGGCCCTCGATTTTCCGCAGGCACCCCGGTAG
- a CDS encoding class I SAM-dependent methyltransferase, giving the protein MTTTFFDDKVDFFYAMEEQSPFAGLLDELVAWAACPAGAVVADLGAGPGGLLRRLPEARGVAIDFSLPMAARAQALGHAAVQGDAMQVPLRAGSCDAVFVTNVLHLVSAPAAVAAESFRVLRPGGLFLAIVPGPRMGEASLRAFLEREHGAAVAEMLAGWGRSADNNRRFTPAEMEALLEGAGFATVEGRLRWEEHALLARAVR; this is encoded by the coding sequence ATGACGACCACCTTCTTCGACGACAAGGTCGACTTCTTCTACGCCATGGAGGAGCAGAGCCCCTTCGCCGGGCTCCTCGACGAGCTGGTGGCCTGGGCCGCCTGCCCGGCGGGGGCGGTGGTCGCCGATCTCGGCGCCGGTCCCGGCGGCCTGCTCCGGCGGCTGCCGGAGGCCCGGGGCGTGGCGATCGATTTCTCCCTGCCGATGGCAGCCCGGGCGCAGGCGCTGGGCCACGCCGCCGTGCAGGGCGACGCGATGCAGGTGCCGCTGCGCGCGGGGAGCTGCGACGCGGTCTTCGTCACCAACGTGCTCCACCTCGTGTCCGCCCCTGCAGCCGTCGCCGCCGAGTCCTTCCGCGTCCTCCGCCCCGGCGGCCTCTTCCTCGCCATCGTGCCCGGACCGCGGATGGGCGAGGCCTCGCTCCGCGCCTTCCTCGAGCGCGAGCACGGCGCGGCCGTCGCCGAGATGCTCGCGGGATGGGGCCGCTCCGCCGACAACAACCGCCGGTTCACGCCTGCCGAGATGGAAGCGCTGCTCGAAGGCGCGGGCTTCGCCACGGTGGAGGGCCGCCTGCGCTGGGAGGAGCACGCGCTCCTCGCCCGGGCGGTTCGTTAA